From Streptomyces sp. SAI-135:
TGCGTCCGCCCCCGGGTGGGCGGTGAGGGGCCATGGGTCCCGGCGAGGGGACAGGACGGCCCTGACGCCGGGGCCGATGGTCCACCGGGCCGGCCCTAGGGGTGCCGGATCGACCGGCCGGTGATCTCGAAGGGGTCGACGCACACCCACAGGTCGCGTCGGCCGCCGGCCCAGGGCTCGCTGTACGCCCGCTCGCTCAGCCGGCGGATCGTCTCGGGACGTGTCACACGCCGGGCACGGCCGCGCACCAGCACGCTCCAGCCCTCCCGGAACACGTCGTCGATGTGGTCGACCTCGAAGGCGACCCGCTTTCCGAGGATCTGGGACGGGAGGGCGCCGTGAGCGGTCCTGAAGGCGATGGAGCCGTCCACGACGCTGTAGTTGACGGGGAGGATGCTCACCCCGTCGGCGGTGACCACCCCGAGTCTGCCCACACCGTGGGTCGACAGCAGGCGGCGGCACTCCTCGACGCCGAGCACCTCGGACTCCGCGCCTGCCACGGGCTTTCCGCGGCCGGGCGGCATCTCGGTGTCACAGCCGGTGAGGGCGGTCACGCCGGTGCCCAGGGCGTCCGCCAGCCGCACCAGGGTGCTGATGCCGGGTGTGGCGGCAGGGCTCTCCTCCAGGTAGCGGAGGTAGCCGGGTGCCATGCCCGCCCGGTCGGCCACCTCCCGTCGGGTCAGGCCCAGTTCGCCACGGCGGTGCAGGAGCCGGCGGCCCAGGTCCCCCGGTCCGGCACCGGCCGTCGCGTGGCCGGTCGTGGGTGACGTGTCTGCGGGCATAGTGCTCGCCTCCGGGTTCACGTGGCCGCAGCAACGGCGAGGGTGTCGTGGCGCGGTTCGCCCAGCACGACCTTGAGCGCGCCGGTGTCGGACGCACGGCCGAAGACGTCGTACGCCTCCTCCATGCGGTCCAGCGGGAACGTGTGGGTGATCAGCGACGAGGTGGGCAGCCGTCCGGCGGCCGCCATCCGCAGCAGGGTGGGGGTGGACGAGGTGTCGACCAGGCCGGTCGTCACCGTCACGTTCTTGATCCACAGGTCTTCCAGGTGCAGCGTGGCGGGCTTGCCGTGCACTCCGACGTTGGCCACCCGGCCGCCGGGACGCACCATCCGCGTGCACAGTTCGAAGCTCTCCGGCACGCCCACGGCCTCGATGACCACGTCGGCCCCCAGGCCGTCGGTGAGGTCCGCGACGAGTTGCCCGGGGTCGTCCCGCACGGTCACGACCGCGTCGGCGCCGAGCCGCTTGGCGGCGTCCAGCCGGGAGTCGGCCAGGTCGACGGCGATGATCCGCTCCGGTGTGTACAGCTGTGCGGTGCGGATCGCGGCCAGGCCGACGGGGCCCGCCCCGACGACGGCGACGGTGTCTCCGGGCCGTACGGATCCGTTGAGGACGCCCACCTCGTAGGCGGTCGGGAAGATGTCGGCGAACAGGACGGCGTCCTGAGCGCTCAGCCCGGCGGGCAGCGGGTGCACGGACAGGTCCGCGAAGGGCACCCGCACGTACTCGGCCTGCGTGCCGTGGATGCGGTGGCCCAGGATCCAGCCCCCGCCGCCCAGGCACTGGCCGTACATGGCCTGCCGGCAGAAGCGGCAGCGGCCGCAGGCGGTGATGCAGGAGACCAGGACCTCGTCGCCCGGCCGGACCGTACGCACGTCGCCGCCCGTCTCGACGATCTCGCCGACCGCCTCGTGGCCCAGGATGGTGCCGGGCTCCACCTCGGGCACGTCGCCCTTGAGGATGTGGAGATCCGTTCCGCAGATGGTGACGGCCTTGACCCGGACGACGGCGTCGGTGGGGTCCTGGATCACCGGGTCCGGGACCTCCTGCCAGGCGGACTGTCCGGGACCGTGGAAAACGAGGCCCTTCATGACCGTTCCTCCTTCGGTGGGGTGCCCTACGGCTCCAGCGTGAGCCGGACGGCGGACATCCGCATGGGCCGACCGGCCCTGACCACGCGGCAGGACGGCACTGTGCCTTCCGGCCCGCGGCCGGGACGGAGCAGTGACCGTGGGCCGCAGCCCCCGCTTCCGACCGGTGCGCGCCCGCACGCGGCCGGGTCCGTCCACAGCCCCGCGTCACCGGCGCAGTGGCCCCTCGACCGGCCGGGGCCGGTCCGTGGTCACCCGCACGCGGGCTGCCTCGACGGCTTCCCACTGCTCGCTGTCGAGGGTGGCCAGGGCGGCGGGGAAGACCCCGTCCTGCTCCTTGAGGATGTGCTCGCGCAGCAGGCCGAGCGTCTCGACCAGACGCTCCGGCCAGGAGGCGTCGGCCAGGAACGGCCCGTCCGCCTCCGCCAGCACGGCCTCGATACGCCGGTGCTCGTCCTTCAGCGCGGCGATCTTCTCGGGGAACTCGACGGCCAGGGCCGGGAACAGGCCCTGCTCCTCGACCCGGGTGTGCGGACCGAGCACGGCCGTGATCTCCCGGGCGAGCTCCGCCATCCGCGTGACCGCGCGGTCGCGGTGGGCTTCGCGCACCCGGCTGATGAGGGCGACGACCCGCTCGTGCTCCATGGTCAGCTCGTCGATGGTTTCCAGGGCCTGGCAGCCGCAGTACTCGCACATGGTGGGTCTCCGCGCCCGTCAGCCGGCCTGCGCCGCGGGGGCGCGGCGGGCGAGGGCCCGGCGGACGCCGGTGCCGGTGAAGACGAGGGCCGCGGCCGCCACCGCGGCGAGCAGGACCAGGCCCAGCGCGTAGGAGTCGTAGGCGCCGTAGACCGAGCCCATCACCAGCGGCGGGACGAAGCCGCCCAGGCCGCCCGCCGCGCCGACGACTCCGGTGACCGAGCCGGTCCGGTCGGGCGGGGCCAGCAGGGCCACGTAGGCGAAGGTCGCTCCGCTGGCGGCGCCGAGCGCCGCGGCCATGGCGAGGAAGGCGACGGTGCCCAGCGGGGCCAGGGACGGTGTGAAGGACTGTGCCAGCGCTCCGGCGACGACCACCGCGAGCGCCCCGGCCAGGACGCGGGCCGGGCCGATCCGGTCCGAGAGCCAGCCCCCGATCGGCCGCATGACCACGGCGAGCAGCACGAAGCCGGCCATGCGGTCGGCGGCGTCCGTCTGGCTGAGGCCGTAGCCGGTCTTGAGGTAGGTGGGCAGGTAGACCGAGAAGGCGACGTACCCGCCGAACGCGACCGCGTACAGCGCGGAGGCCTGCCAGGTGATGGCGAGCTCGAAGGTGCCGGCCAGCCGGCGGGCCAGCGGCTCGGTGGGGACCGTACGGCCGGGCGCGTCCCGCAGGACCAGCGCGGCCAGCACCGCGTAGCCGGCCAGGACGACCGCCGTGATCACGAACGGCGTGGACGTGCCGTTCGCGTCCACCAGCTTGACCGTGGTCAGGGCGCTGATCGCGGTGCCGCCCATGCCCGTCCCGAAGACTCCGATGGCGAGGCCGCGCCGGGCGGGCGGGAACCACGCGCTGACGAAGGGCACCCCGACGGCGAACGCGGTCCCGCCCACGCCCAGGAAGAAGCCGCCGGCCAGCAGCGCGGCGAGCGAGGAGTGCCCGGCCAGGCCGAGATACAGCACGGGTGCGATGGTGACCGCCGAGACCAGCGGGAACATCACCCGTCCGCCGTACCGGTCGGTCAGTGCGCCGACCGGGATGCGGCCCAGCGAACCGACCACCACCGGCACCGCGACGAGCAGCGACTGCTGGAACGAGGACAGGTCGAGGGAGTCCTTGAACCGGGGGCCGAGGGGGCTCAGCAGTGCCCACGCCCAGAAGTTCAGGGCGAAGCCGACCGTCGCCAGGCCCAGCATCAGCCACGCGCGCCCCGGCACCGGCGCCGGGGACGCCGTGGGGTTCCTCTTGGACGAGTGCAGCACCATCGCGTGCCTCCTGATCACGGTTCCGGCCGCTTCGCGCCTGACAGGGCGCCGGCCCGTGCTCAAGGTTTCGCGATCACGCCCCCGCGCGCAGGGGGCCGTCAGACCCTGGCCGGGCCCGAACGGCCCTTCGTCCGGAGCGACGGCCGGCCCTGCCGAACTCTCCTGGCGCGCCCGGTCCTGGCCTCAGAGGCCCGTCCGTGGCCGGGCACCGCCCGCCGCCAGGGTTCGCAGCAGGCGGTTGCGGCCCCCGTTGGGCACGGTCCACAGCGGGTGCCCTCGTACCGCCCACGACTGCAGGAGGGCGTTGGCGGCGAGGAAGCCGCTGGTGGCGGCGCGTTCCATCAGGGCGACCGGGAGGTCCGTGCGCACCAGGTCGCCGGCGAGCACCAGGCCGGGCTGCGGGGTGCGGACGCCGGGGCGGTCGGCGTATCCGCCGACGGTGAACAGCGGGCAGTCCTGGCGCCACTCGTGGCGTGCGTCCAGGATCCGCGCGTCGCGGGTCTCGGGGTAGACGTTCCGGAGCTGGCCGATCAGATGCTCGGCCTCGGCGCCGGGGTCGGCGTTCGGGGGCAGCGCGTAGCCGTGGAGTTCGACCACGGAACCGCCGGTGCGGGCGGTCCATCGCGCGGCCTCCTGCTCCCAGCGCTCCAGGACGCTGACGTTGTCCAGGGAGCCGTATCCGGCCGTGCCCAGGAACCCGGGCCGGCCGGCGTCGACGGGTCGGTCGAGCCAGAGCCGGGAGACGAGGAAGGGCGGGGCGGTGCGGAGCCGGCCGACGCGCTCGCGCCAGGCGGCGTCCGCGAGCCGGGGTGAGCGGCCGACCAGGGAGCGCAGACCGGCGGTGTCGAGGGCCAGGACGACGGTGTCGTACGGCCTCTCCTCGCGGTCGGTGGCGACGGTGAAGGTGCTGTCCCCTCGGGGCGAGACGTTCTCGACGGAGGTGGACAGGCGCAGGTCGACGCCGTGGCGGCTGAGGTGTTTGGCGAGGGGGTCCCACAGGGCTGTCGGGAAGGGGTCGTCGGGTACGTCGAACAGGAGTCCCTCGGAGCTGCCCAGGAAGTAGATGTGGAACATCAGGACCATCTCGGCGGCCGAGAGGTCGCGGGGGTCGGCGAAGAAGCTCCGGGAGAAGACCTCGAAGGCCAGATGGCGGGCGGCCGCCGGGAAGCGCAGGGACTCCAGGAAGTCGTGGGCGCTGACGGCGTCCAGGTGGGCGTAGACGTCCGGGACGCGGACGTCTAGCAGGGGGAGGGCCGCGGCCGGGCGCATGCGCGCCAGGTCCCGCCAGCTGAAGGAAGGGCTCAGCGCCACGAAGCCCAGTGCGCTCAGTGGCGGGGTGCGCGGCACCCTGCGGAAGCTGTCGTGCAGTCCGTCGCGGTGCCGCAGCGGATAGTCGGGGAGGCCGGTGAGACGGCCCGGAGGGGATTCGGTGCGGCTCAGCAGGCCGCGCAGGTTGTAGTACTGGCGGAAGAAGGCGTGGAAGCCGCGGCTCATGGTCACGGTGGTGCCGTCGGAAAGGGCGGTGCTCCAGCCGCCGACGCGGCCGCCCAGGTAGGCCTCGCGCTCGTAGAGGGTGACGTCGACGCCGCGTTCGGCGAGTGCCGTGGCGGCGGCGAGGCCGGCGATGCCGCCGCCCACGACGGCCGTGCTGCGTGGCCGCCCGCCTACCCGGGTCGCTCCGGGCGGCGGGGGCAGCAGGACGGCGTGCCGGTCCTGTCCGGGGCGGTCGGCCCCGGCCGCGGCGGGGGTCACCGCGCGCTCCCGGCGAGTGGGGCGGCGCGGCGGGCGACGACGGTGTGGGTGATGCCGGTCTGCCAGCCGGGCAGCGGCAGGGCCCGTACACGGTCGAATCCCCGGGCCCGGACGCGGTCGGTGAACCGGTCCACGGTGTCGAACTCGACGACGCTGCGCCACAGATGGCGGTACAGGCCGCCGTCGCCGAGGGCGGTGGCGACGGGCAGCACCAGGCCGCGGCACACCCCCGTCCAGACGGCACGGTCGAGGGGGCGTCCGCTGAGGGTGTACTCGTGCACGGCGAGCCGGCCGTGCGGGGCCAGCAGGCCGTGGACGGTGTCCAGCACGGCGTCGGGGTCCGCGACGTTGCGGAAGAGGTAGGCGGCGAACACCGCGTCGAAGGGTCCTGTCACGCCCGCGTCGGCGAGCGTCTCCGCGGGAGCGCGCACGAACCGGACGTTGCCGGGCCACCGCTTGGCCGTGGCCCGGTCCAGCATCCCGGCGGAGGCGTCCACGGCGGTGATCTCCGCGTCCGGGAGCACCCGGGCGAGCGCGGCGGTGGAGGCTCCGGTGCCGCAGCCGAGGTCCAGGACGCGGAGCCCGGTACCCGGGCGGGGCAGGCCGAGCCGGCGTGCCGAGCGGCACAGCTGGGCGTGGTAACCGGGGTTGGCGGCCACGAGGGTGTCGTAGCTGTGCGCCGCATGGTCGAACGCGGCGGCCAGGTCCGCGTCACGCAGCACGGTCACGCTGCCTCCTCAGAGGGGTCGTCGGGGAGTCGGTGGTCGGCGGGCCGTGCCGCGGGTCAGGGGCCGGGGAAGGGGCGCAGGGGCAGCCGGGGCACTTCCGTGGCGGCTCGCAGCATGGGCAGGACGGGGGTGCGCAACCCGATGGCGATGTCCTCGTGCGGCCGGGTTCCGCCGTCGAGGAAGCGCAGCAGCCGGGTCATGGGGATCCTGGTGAACAGGCGTGCGAAGAAGTCGGCGCCGTCCACCAGGCCGCTGTCGAGGGCGTGCAGCAGGACCGCGTCCATGGCGCGGGCGCGAGGTGAGTGGGGCTGCGGGGGCAGGGGCCGGCGGCCCCGGTGCAGGGCCGCCGCGACGGCCGCGGTCTGGCGCTGCACTCCGGCGAAGGTGTAGCCGGTCGAGGGCCGGGTCGCTCCGCCGGCCGTTCCGATGCGGAAGACCGACGCGCCGGTCTGCCGTGCGAACCGGGCGTCGGTCATCGGGATGACCCCGGATTCCGTTCCGGTCACCTCGAAGTCCCCCAGCCCGAGCACCGTGCCGGTGTAGTGGGTCAGCGCCTCGTCGTACGCGTCCGCGGACAGGACGGCCGGGGAGAACTCCGTGTACTCCACCAGGGCCTGGTCCGGGCGGGTGGGCAGGACGTAGCCGAAGGAGAGGCCCTGGGCGGGCTGGCGGGTGCGCAGGTCCATGAACTCCGCGCGGGCCGGGTCGAAGACGGGACGGCGGGTGCGGACGAACCAGCCGTGGAAGTGCTGGAGGAGGGTCGTACGGGCCGCCGGGAGGCTGCCCAGGGGCCGGGAGTCGAACACCCAGCGGGCCCGCACGGACTCGGCGTGCCCGTCCGCCGTGCGGGCGTCGACGCGGGCACCCCGCGGAAGGCCTTCGACGCTCTCGACCGTCGCCTCGACGCGCCGTACCCGGCCGCCGCGGTCGAGGTCGTGCTGGACCAGGGACTCGAAGTCGTCCGAGTGGATCATCTTGTAGCGCAGGGGCGAGATGTCCTGCTCGATCGGCTCCCCCGTGGGCCGGTGCACCCGCAGGCGCTGCCAGGACCTGGTGACCGCCGCGTCGTAGGGCCCCCGGCCGGACTCCCAGAAGCACCAGGTGCGCCGGGGCGGCCGCAGCGGCCCGGGCGGGGCGTCCAGGAGAACGACGGACAGGCCGGCCGTGCCGGGGGCGGGGCGGGAGAGGCGGTGGGCCAGCGACAGGCCCGCGGCCCCCGCTCCGATGATGGCGACGTCCGCCTCGTACATGTCCGGGTCACTCCCTCCGCGCCGTCGCCGTGTTCCGCGGCGGTGTTCCGGTGGCAGTACCCGCCCGGATGCGGATGTCACCTGCTCCGCACGGCGCGTACCGCCGACCGGAGGTACGGACACGTCGGGATCACCGGCCGGAGGTACGGATGTGCATCGATTCTGCGTCGTTGTCACGCGGCGCACTCGACGAGTTCGTCCTCGCGGAGCCGGCCGGCGAGGCGGCGCAGGCCCCGGCGCGCATGGCTCTTGACCGTTCCCAGCGGCCAGCCGGTGAGTTCGGCGATCTGGGTCTGGGTGAGGTCGTCGTAGAAGGCGAGGTTGAGCACCCGTCGCTGCGGTGCCGGGAGCTGCGACATCTCGGCGGCCAGCAGGACCCGGTCGAGGGCGGCCTCGGGCAGTACGGCCTCGTCGGAGGCCCGCAGCAGCAACTGGGCGCCCGCGGCGGCGACGAGTTCGTTGCGCCGGGTGCGGGCGGCGAGCGCGTCGGCGATCTTCCGGCGGGCGATCCCCGTCAGCCAGCCGGGCAGGGTGCCGCGCTCCGGGGCGAATCCGGCGCGGCCCCGCCATGCGGCGAGGAACACCAGCTGGGTGATGTCCTCGGCCTCTCTCGCATCCCCCAGGGAGCGCCGGGCGAGGGCGTGGACGAGCGGCCCCCACCGGCGGTGCACGACCGTGAGGCATGCCTCGTCCCCATTGAGGAACCCCTCCACGAGCTCGCTGTCGTCGATGTCCCCGCCGGTTCGCTGTGCGGTCGTCATCGTCACTCCTCCGCTGGGCCTGGTGGTCGCCGAGAGCGACTGCGGCCCTTCCACCCTGCGGACACCGCTCAAGGGGAGCAACTTGCATCGACTTCGCATCGAATCGGGCCGGGAAGGTGGAACACCTGTCCAGCGGGGCCCGGCTCGTCCCTTCCCTCCTTTACCTTTCCGCCCCGCATCCGTCTCCGCCACCCGAGCCGAACCGGTCATGACGACGCAGTTGCGATCACGAGGATCTTGATGAGGGGAACCGGCATGAGCTCCACCGTGACCAAGGACCACCACGCGGACCGGAGTCCGTGCGCCCACCCGGCCCCGGGGCAGTCCTCCCCCGCGCCGCCCCGCCGGACGGCCCCGGAGCCGGGCCACGGCCCGGGCGATCACCAGCGTGCCTCCCCTCCCGGGGCCGGGCCGGCACACGGCGAGGACCCACGGGCCGTGGACGCGGACGTGACCCGGGCCGTGCGCGCGGTGCTGGACGAGCTGCTCGACCGTCACCTGAACGCGGCCGGGGCGGTGGACCCGCTCTTCGGCGAGGACCTGGCCGCGCGGGTCGCCCGGTTCACACGCGGCGGCGGAAAACTCGGCCGTTCCCGCTTCGTGTGGTGGGCCCTGCGGGCCTGCGGCGGCGACGAGCCCTGGCGGACCCGTGCCGCGCTGCGGATCGGAGCCGCCCTGGAACTCATCCAGACCTGCGCCCTGGTCCATGACGACGTGATGGACGGCGCACGACTGCGCCGGGGACGACCGGCACTGCACACCGACGTGGCGGCCCAGTACGCCGGTGCCTGCGGCACACCGCGCGCCGGACGCCTCGGGGAGGCCGCGGCGATCCTCGCCGGTGACCTGGCCCTGGCGTGGGCCGACGACACCCTGGCGGACACCGAGCTGCCGCGCCCCACCGCACGGCGGGTACGGGACCTGTGGAGCGCCCTGCGCACGGAGATGGTGGCCGGGCAGTACCTGGACCTGCAGGGTGAGGCGACCTCGGCGCGTTCGATGGCCAGGGCGATCCGCGCCGCCTGCCTCAAGAGCGCCCTGTACTCCGTGGAACGCCCGCTCGCGCTGGGGGCGGCGCTGGCCGACGCCGGCCCCTCCGCCACCCGGGCCCTGTGCTCGGCGGGCCGCTGCGTGGGGCTGGCGTTCCAGCTGCGCGACGACCTCCTCGACGTCTTCGCGGACCCGCGCGACACCGGCAAGCCCGCGGGCGGTGACATCCGCAGCGGCAAACCCACCTACCTGGCGGCCGTCGCCCAGGCGCGGGCGGAGTCCTCGGGTGACCGGCGCGCCCAGGACCTGCTGCGCGACACGCTCGGTCGCGCGGACGCCTCCGACGCCGAACTCGCCGCGGTGCGCGAGGTGTTCGAATCCACCGGCGCGCGCGACACCGTGGAGGAGAAGATCCGCAGGCTGGTGGCCCAGGGACTGCGCCACCTGGACACGGCGGCCCTGGAACCCGAGCCCACCAGGCAGTTGCGGACGCTGATGCGCGCCGCGAGCGGGGTCGCCGACACCGCGGCTTCCGAGGTGGTCCCCGTCTCCCTGATCCTGGCGACCGGCGAGGGGGCCGGACGATGACCCGTACCGTTCCCGGGCGCACCGACCACGTGGTGGTCGTGGGCGCCGGCCTGTCCGGACTGGCGGCCGCCCTGCACCTGCTGGGCGCCGGACGCCGGGTGACCCTGGTGGAACGCGAGGCGTCACCCGGCGGGCGGGCCGGGCGGATCGTACGCGGCGGCTACCAGCTCGACACCGGGCCCACGGTGCTGACCATGCCTCACCTGGCGGACGAGGCGTTCGCCGCGGTCGGCGACAGCCTGGCCGCCCGGGTCGACCTGGTGCCGCTGCACCCGGCCTACCGGGCCCGGTTCGCCGACGGCAGCTCCCTGGACGTCCACACCGGCGCCGAGGCGATGGAGGCGGAGATCGAGCGCTTCGCCGGGGCCCGCGAGGCCGCCGGGTACCGCCGGCTGCGCGCCTGGCTGGAGCGGCTCTACCGGGTCCAGATGCGACGTTTCATCGACGCCGACTTCGACTCGCCCCTGCACCTGCTCCATCCCGACCTCGCCCGCCTGGCCGCGCTCGGCGGGTTCGGGCGGCTGGACGCGCGCATCGGACGCTTCCTGCACGACGAGCGGCTGCGGCGCGTCTTCTCCTTCCAGTCCCTGTACGCGGGCGTGGCACCGGAGCGCGCCCTGGCCGCGTACGCCGTCATCGCCTACATGGACACGGTGGCGGGTGTCTGGTTCCCCCGCGGCGGAATGCACGCCCTGCCCAGGGCGATGGCGGACGCCGCCACGGACGCGGGGGCCGACCTGCGCTTCGGGCAGACGGTCACGCGCCTGGAACGCTCCGGGGAACGGATCACCGCCGTCATCACCGACGCCGGCCGCATCGCCTGCGACGCCGTGGTCCTCACCCCGGACCTGCCCGTCACCTACCGGCTGCTGGGCCGCGCTCCGAGGCGTCCGGTGGGTCTGCGCTTCTCGCCGTCCGCGGTGATCCTGCACGCCGGCACGGACCGCACCTGGCCCTCGCTGGCCCACCACACCATCTCCTTCGGCGCCGCCTGGCGGCAGACCTTCGCCGAACTCACCCGGTCGGGGCAGCTGATGAGCGATCCGTCCCTGCTCATCACCCGCCCGACCGCCACCGACCCGAGCCTGGCCCCGCCCGGCCACCATCTGCACTACATCCTGGCGCCCTGTCCCAACACGGAGATCGGGCCCGGCGCGGCCGAATGGGGCGACCTGGGGCCGCGCTACCGCGACAGCCTGCTCGCCGAACTGGAGCGGCGCGGCCTCGCCGGCCTCGCCGCCTCCGTCGAGGAGGAGTGCCTGGTCACCCCGGCCGACTGGCAGGCCCAGGGCCATGCGGCGGGCTCGCCCTTCTCCGCCGCCCACACCTTCGCGCAGACCGGGCCGTTCCGGCCCCGCAACCTGGTGCGCGGCACGGTCAACGCCGTCATCGCCGGATGCGGCACCACTCCCGGTGTCGGTGTGCCGACCGTCCTGCTGTCGGGCAAGCTCGCCGCGGCCCGCATCACCGGCGGTACCCGCCCGGGGCGGCCGCGCCCCGCCGTCCGCACACCCCGGGAACGGAGGCCGGTATGACCGACCGTGAACTCGACGCGGCCGGCGTCACCGATCCGGTGCTGCGGCAGGCGTACACCCGATGCCGGCGGCTGAACGCCCGGCACGGCAGGACGTACTTCCTCGCCACCCGTCTGCTGCCGGTGGCACGCCGGCCGGCCGTGCACGCGCTGTACGGGTTCGCCCGCTGGGCCGACGACATCGTCGACACCCTCGACGGCACGACCACCCCCGCCGAGCGGGCCCGACGGCTGACCGTGCTGCAGCACGAGCTGGAGCTGGGACTGCGGGCGGGCGACAGCGCCGAGCCGGTGGTGCGCGCCCTGGCCGACACCGCGCGGCGCTACGGCATCGACCACCGCCACTTCACCGACTTCATGACCGCGATGCGCGCCGACCTCGACATCACGGGCTATGCCACCTACGCCGACCTGCGCACCTACACCTACGGCTCGGCGGAGGTGATCGGACTGCAGATGCTGCCGGTGCTCGGCACGGTCGTGCCGCGCGAGGAGGCGGCACCGCACGCGGCGGCCCTGGGCGTGGCGTTCCAGCTCACCAACTTCCTGCGGGACGTGGGCGAGGACCTCGAGCGCGGCCGCGTCTACCTGCCCGCCGACCTGCTGGCCGCCCACGGCGTCGACCGGCAACTCCTGCACTGGAGCCGGGACACCGGCCGTCCCGACCGCCGGATCACCGCCGCCCTGCGGGAGTTCGAACTGCTGACCCGCTCCGTCTACCGTGAGGCCGCCCCGGGGCTGGCCATGCTCGACCCCGTCTCGCGCCCGTGCATCCGCACCGCCTTCGTCCTGTACGGCGGCATCCTGGACGCGATCGCGGCGGACGAGTACCGCACGGTGCAGCGCCGTGCCGTGGTCCCCGGACACCGCCGTGCGGTCGTGGCCCTCGACGGCCTGGTCCGGGTGGGCGCGGCGCGCCTGCGGCACAGGACGGCGGGCGAGCCGCCGGCACCCCTGGCGGACACGGCGGACGACACGTCGTCGACATGGCGGAGGATCGCATGACACCGCGACGGCCCTCGGGACGCCCCCGCTACCCGCTCTCCCTGCGGCGCCGCCCGGTGCGCTGGGAGGAACAGCGACCGACCTGGCGGCAGGCCCGGCCCGCGCTGATCGCCGAGGCGCTGAAGCGGGCTGAGGCCCGGCCGTCCGGCAACTGGTACGTCGTCGGCGCCACCCGGGACGTACGCGACGACCGGCCGCTGTCCGCCACGGTGGCCGGGCACGAACTGGTGGTGTGGCGCACCGCCGACGGGCGGCTCGCGGCGGGTCCCGGCATCTGCCCGCACCTGGGGGCACCGCTCGCCGACAGCCCGGTGCGCTGCGGGACCCTCGTCTGCCACTGGCACGGACTGGCCCTGGAGGGCGGGTCGTTCGCCGGGTGGGAGCCGCTGCCCGTGCACGACGACGGAGTACTGGTCTGGGTGCGCTTGGACCAGGTGGGCGGTGAACCGCCGACCCCGACACCGGTGGTGCCGGCCCGGCCGCGGTTGTCGCGCTCCGTCGCCGCCGTGTACACGGGGGTCGGGATGTGCGAGCCGGAGGACGTCGTGGCCAACCGGCTGGACCCCTGGCACGGCGCATGGTTCCACCCGTACTCGTTCGTCGATCTCACCGTGGTCGACACCCCCGACGCCGAGGGAGCGGGCGAGGACGGGTTCACCGTGGACGTCTCCTTCAAGGTCGCCGGGCGGATCGTGGTGCCGGTGCGGGCCGTGTTCACCACGCCCGGACCGCGGACGGTCCTCATGCGCATCACCGAGGGCGAGGGCGTGGGGTCGGTGGTCGAGACGCACGCGACCCCGCTCGGCCCGGACGAGTCGGGCCGGCCGCGCACCGCAGTCGTCGAGGCGGTCGTGGCCTCCTCCGCGCGTCCCGGCTTCGCCATGGCCCGCACGGCCGCCCCCGTACTGCGCCGGCTGATGGCGGCGGGGGCGGCGCGGCTGTGGCGGGACGACCTGGCCTACGCCGAACGCCGCTGGCTGCTGCGCTCCACCGGACGTTTCCCCGGCTGACCGCACCGCCCGTGCCACGGTTCAGCGGGGCGGGCCGGCGACCGCGTCGGGGTGATCGGTGAGGTAGTCCAGGAGCACCGACCGGAAGCTCGCGTCGGGGCCCAGTCCCAGCGCGGCGGCGCGCCGGTGGTCGAAGACCGCGGGCCATGAGCCGACGATCGCTTCGACCGC
This genomic window contains:
- a CDS encoding pyridoxamine 5'-phosphate oxidase family protein — encoded protein: MPADTSPTTGHATAGAGPGDLGRRLLHRRGELGLTRREVADRAGMAPGYLRYLEESPAATPGISTLVRLADALGTGVTALTGCDTEMPPGRGKPVAGAESEVLGVEECRRLLSTHGVGRLGVVTADGVSILPVNYSVVDGSIAFRTAHGALPSQILGKRVAFEVDHIDDVFREGWSVLVRGRARRVTRPETIRRLSERAYSEPWAGGRRDLWVCVDPFEITGRSIRHP
- a CDS encoding zinc-dependent alcohol dehydrogenase family protein; the encoded protein is MKGLVFHGPGQSAWQEVPDPVIQDPTDAVVRVKAVTICGTDLHILKGDVPEVEPGTILGHEAVGEIVETGGDVRTVRPGDEVLVSCITACGRCRFCRQAMYGQCLGGGGWILGHRIHGTQAEYVRVPFADLSVHPLPAGLSAQDAVLFADIFPTAYEVGVLNGSVRPGDTVAVVGAGPVGLAAIRTAQLYTPERIIAVDLADSRLDAAKRLGADAVVTVRDDPGQLVADLTDGLGADVVIEAVGVPESFELCTRMVRPGGRVANVGVHGKPATLHLEDLWIKNVTVTTGLVDTSSTPTLLRMAAAGRLPTSSLITHTFPLDRMEEAYDVFGRASDTGALKVVLGEPRHDTLAVAAAT
- a CDS encoding hemerythrin domain-containing protein; the protein is MCEYCGCQALETIDELTMEHERVVALISRVREAHRDRAVTRMAELAREITAVLGPHTRVEEQGLFPALAVEFPEKIAALKDEHRRIEAVLAEADGPFLADASWPERLVETLGLLREHILKEQDGVFPAALATLDSEQWEAVEAARVRVTTDRPRPVEGPLRR
- a CDS encoding MFS transporter; its protein translation is MLGLATVGFALNFWAWALLSPLGPRFKDSLDLSSFQQSLLVAVPVVVGSLGRIPVGALTDRYGGRVMFPLVSAVTIAPVLYLGLAGHSSLAALLAGGFFLGVGGTAFAVGVPFVSAWFPPARRGLAIGVFGTGMGGTAISALTTVKLVDANGTSTPFVITAVVLAGYAVLAALVLRDAPGRTVPTEPLARRLAGTFELAITWQASALYAVAFGGYVAFSVYLPTYLKTGYGLSQTDAADRMAGFVLLAVVMRPIGGWLSDRIGPARVLAGALAVVVAGALAQSFTPSLAPLGTVAFLAMAAALGAASGATFAYVALLAPPDRTGSVTGVVGAAGGLGGFVPPLVMGSVYGAYDSYALGLVLLAAVAAAALVFTGTGVRRALARRAPAAQAG
- a CDS encoding FAD-dependent oxidoreductase; its protein translation is MTPAAAGADRPGQDRHAVLLPPPPGATRVGGRPRSTAVVGGGIAGLAAATALAERGVDVTLYEREAYLGGRVGGWSTALSDGTTVTMSRGFHAFFRQYYNLRGLLSRTESPPGRLTGLPDYPLRHRDGLHDSFRRVPRTPPLSALGFVALSPSFSWRDLARMRPAAALPLLDVRVPDVYAHLDAVSAHDFLESLRFPAAARHLAFEVFSRSFFADPRDLSAAEMVLMFHIYFLGSSEGLLFDVPDDPFPTALWDPLAKHLSRHGVDLRLSTSVENVSPRGDSTFTVATDREERPYDTVVLALDTAGLRSLVGRSPRLADAAWRERVGRLRTAPPFLVSRLWLDRPVDAGRPGFLGTAGYGSLDNVSVLERWEQEAARWTARTGGSVVELHGYALPPNADPGAEAEHLIGQLRNVYPETRDARILDARHEWRQDCPLFTVGGYADRPGVRTPQPGLVLAGDLVRTDLPVALMERAATSGFLAANALLQSWAVRGHPLWTVPNGGRNRLLRTLAAGGARPRTGL
- a CDS encoding methyltransferase domain-containing protein; this encodes MTVLRDADLAAAFDHAAHSYDTLVAANPGYHAQLCRSARRLGLPRPGTGLRVLDLGCGTGASTAALARVLPDAEITAVDASAGMLDRATAKRWPGNVRFVRAPAETLADAGVTGPFDAVFAAYLFRNVADPDAVLDTVHGLLAPHGRLAVHEYTLSGRPLDRAVWTGVCRGLVLPVATALGDGGLYRHLWRSVVEFDTVDRFTDRVRARGFDRVRALPLPGWQTGITHTVVARRAAPLAGSAR